A part of Aegilops tauschii subsp. strangulata cultivar AL8/78 chromosome 2, Aet v6.0, whole genome shotgun sequence genomic DNA contains:
- the LOC141042139 gene encoding uncharacterized protein, with amino-acid sequence MEVKKGRNMSQIGGDGWARFLAHMHLTGGELISFSFSAERPKLAVIYLNLVEDDEDDEDDKDDEDNEDPLDEDDENPLHEAIVAQRMRLSEEEVCNLWDIIPPRDDFVGVPFVTRLTSTMVDRHEMKLPRNLSVSCGIEPDVEGSAGLRLTARGSITTCTYRMDTDGRIHLNSVGWKRFLVGKNLRVGQAILITIRNTHRPGLRMMIVVDII; translated from the exons ATGGAGGTCaagaaaggacgcaatatgtcgcagattggaggagatggatgggcccgtttcctTGCCCACATGCatcttactggtggtgagttgatcagcttctccttcagtgcagaaagacccaagctggctgtcatttatctcaacctggtggaagatgatgaagatgatgaagatgacaaagatgatgaagataatgaggacccactcgatgaagatgatgagaacccacttcatgaagccatcgtagctcaaagaatgaggctgagcgaggaggaggtgtgcaacctatgggacataattccgccacgtgatgactttgtcggggtgccattcgtgacccgcctgacaagtaccatggtcgatcggcatgaaatg aaattgccaaggaacctatctgtgagttgtggtatcgagcctgatgtagaaggctcagctggactacgccttaccgcaaggggctccaTCACCACCTGTACATACCGCATGGACACAGATGGTCGCATacacttaaactcggttgggtggaagagattcctcgttggcaagaatcttcgtgttggacaggccatcctaattactatcaggaacacccaccgcccaggcttgaggatgatgatcgtcgttgatatcatctag